The following are encoded in a window of Sphingobium sp. Z007 genomic DNA:
- a CDS encoding response regulator transcription factor → MGVIDHQTSEKAALILLSDDDVSVRRSLHLLLRSRGFGVLSYASGTALLLDPQTQSGDCLVVDYLMPDIDGISILRKLRSAGWCGPAILITAHYADKLAESAQEAGFAAVLEKPLRDGVLVQTIGEVISAGRKVGSDHC, encoded by the coding sequence ATGGGCGTTATCGATCACCAAACGAGCGAGAAAGCGGCCCTGATCCTGTTGTCTGACGACGATGTCTCGGTACGCAGGTCCCTTCATCTCTTGTTGCGGTCCCGCGGCTTTGGCGTCCTGTCCTATGCGAGTGGCACTGCCTTGCTGCTCGATCCGCAAACGCAATCGGGCGATTGCCTCGTGGTCGATTATCTTATGCCGGACATCGACGGCATTTCGATCCTGAGGAAGCTTCGGTCGGCGGGCTGGTGTGGGCCGGCGATCCTGATCACGGCGCATTACGCCGATAAGCTCGCCGAAAGCGCGCAGGAAGCGGGCTTTGCCGCTGTGCTCGAGAAACCTCTGCGCGATGGTGTGCTGGTACAGACCATCGGCGAAGTAATCTCCGCCGGGCGGAAAGTTGGCAGCGATCACTGCTAG
- a CDS encoding PAS domain S-box protein — MIESQKANGLDPDSGTIIQVVKSAPNYAVYALDPKGLVTVWTAGCEEITGWASSDAIGKHHSFLYCAEDIAAGVADRHLAQVEQLGRVEQESWRVRKNGSEFLAHLTTTALHDEAGQLSGYGKILRDTTDEAATKEAIVAREQHLQSILDTVPDAMVIIDERGLITSFSAAAERLFGYSEAEVLGANVSSLMPSPDRERHDSYIGRYLSTSERRIIGIGRIVVGQRRDGTTFPMELSIGEAGHRGHRVFTGFIHDLTESDRNELQLKELQAELIHVSRLSAMGTMASTLAHELNQPLTAIANYLETTRDLLVDPDAETVAIVRDALDEAAKESHRAGHIVRRLRDFVARGETEKRIEDLPRLIEEAAALGLVGARERGVRSFFDFDPAASPVLADRIQVQQVLVNLIRNAVEAMAQVAIRDLTITTRRRPKAMVQVSVADTGPGISEQVAPQLFEAFVSSKTDGMGLGLSICRTIIEAHGGRIWTDGAPNGGAAFHFTLMQARPEDEHDA, encoded by the coding sequence ATGATTGAGAGCCAAAAGGCGAATGGCCTCGATCCCGATTCGGGCACGATCATTCAGGTAGTGAAGAGCGCGCCAAATTACGCCGTCTATGCGCTTGACCCTAAGGGCCTCGTGACAGTTTGGACCGCCGGCTGTGAAGAAATTACGGGATGGGCCAGCTCCGATGCGATCGGGAAACACCATTCGTTCCTGTATTGCGCGGAAGATATCGCGGCGGGCGTTGCGGATAGGCACCTCGCGCAGGTGGAGCAGCTTGGCCGGGTCGAGCAAGAGTCTTGGCGCGTTCGGAAAAACGGGTCGGAGTTCCTCGCCCATCTGACGACGACGGCGCTCCACGATGAGGCCGGCCAGCTGAGCGGCTATGGCAAGATCCTGCGCGACACGACCGATGAAGCCGCGACCAAGGAAGCGATCGTTGCCCGCGAGCAGCATCTCCAGTCGATCCTGGATACAGTTCCCGATGCCATGGTCATCATCGATGAGCGCGGGCTGATAACGTCCTTCAGCGCCGCGGCCGAGCGCTTGTTCGGATATTCGGAAGCAGAGGTGCTCGGCGCCAATGTGAGCAGCCTCATGCCGTCCCCGGACCGTGAACGGCATGATTCCTATATCGGCCGATATCTGTCGACGAGCGAACGGCGGATCATCGGTATTGGCAGGATCGTCGTTGGCCAACGGCGGGACGGTACCACCTTTCCGATGGAACTCTCGATCGGAGAGGCCGGTCACCGTGGCCACCGCGTCTTCACGGGCTTCATTCACGACCTGACAGAAAGCGACCGCAACGAACTGCAGCTCAAGGAGCTGCAAGCCGAATTGATTCACGTCTCGCGCCTCAGCGCGATGGGCACGATGGCGTCGACGCTGGCCCATGAGTTGAACCAGCCGCTTACCGCGATCGCCAATTATCTGGAAACGACGCGCGACCTGCTTGTCGATCCCGATGCCGAGACCGTCGCGATCGTGCGCGACGCGCTCGACGAGGCAGCTAAGGAGTCCCACCGCGCGGGGCATATCGTCCGAAGACTTCGTGATTTCGTGGCGCGAGGGGAGACCGAGAAGCGGATCGAGGATTTGCCGCGGCTGATTGAGGAAGCCGCTGCTCTCGGCCTTGTCGGCGCCCGTGAACGAGGCGTTCGCAGTTTTTTCGATTTTGATCCGGCGGCCTCGCCGGTGCTCGCCGATCGCATACAGGTTCAGCAGGTCCTCGTGAATCTGATCCGCAATGCGGTCGAGGCGATGGCGCAGGTCGCCATTCGCGACCTCACGATCACGACGCGGCGGCGGCCGAAGGCAATGGTTCAGGTGTCCGTGGCGGACACGGGCCCAGGCATATCCGAGCAGGTCGCGCCCCAACTTTTCGAAGCCTTTGTGAGCAGCAAGACCGACGGCATGGGCCTTGGCCTTTCGATCTGTCGAACGATCATCGAAGCCCATGGCGGCCGGATCTGGACCGACGGCGCGCCGAACGGAGGCGCTGCTTTTCATTTCACCTTGATGCAGGCCCGCCCGGAGGATGAGCATGACGCCTAA
- a CDS encoding multicopper oxidase family protein: MMLLNRRTLLASGGLLLAAACTRKFGSPERAGTLPIPRLVDARQHGQLINLRAQEGETTFFPGRRSATLGYNGSYLGPTLRVHRGDDVTMTVGNSLSADTTVHWHGLLVPGELDGSPHQLIAPGATWRPTLPIRQPAATLFYHSHAHGLTGEQVYSGLAGMLVVTDEEEQGLGLPSDYGVDDLPVLIQDRQFEDGRLVMPTGMMVASQGRRGNTILVNGAPTPRADVPDRLVRLRLVNGSNARIYELSFSDDRTFHWIGTEGGLLARSVELQALTLAPGQRAEILVSFADGKPVALVTAQDASASMMGMMGGMGMMGDHHDDEDDASTTETVLTFSPRPGLGGRAAAAVPLLLAARTVPDPEAAVRRRRFVLNMSMGGMMDSDDGAYAINDRPFDIDRIDEEVGLGDVEIWNVSGKKMAHPFHIHGVHFDVLRRDGDDPDLLDQGPRDTIVVKEAVELLVRFDQPATKAPFMYHCHILEHEDEGMMGQFTVG; the protein is encoded by the coding sequence ATGATGTTACTGAACCGGCGGACGTTGCTGGCGAGCGGGGGTCTGCTCCTGGCGGCGGCGTGTACGCGAAAATTCGGTTCGCCCGAGCGTGCCGGGACGCTTCCGATCCCGCGCCTGGTCGACGCGCGCCAACACGGCCAGCTGATCAACCTGAGAGCACAGGAAGGCGAGACCACGTTCTTCCCTGGCCGGCGAAGCGCCACGCTCGGGTACAATGGTAGCTATCTCGGCCCGACGCTGCGGGTTCACCGCGGCGACGATGTGACGATGACCGTCGGCAACAGCCTGTCGGCTGACACAACGGTTCACTGGCACGGGCTGCTCGTGCCGGGCGAACTGGACGGTAGCCCGCACCAGCTGATCGCTCCCGGTGCGACCTGGCGTCCTACGCTGCCGATCCGCCAGCCGGCGGCGACCCTCTTCTATCACTCGCATGCGCATGGGTTGACGGGTGAGCAAGTCTATTCGGGGCTCGCGGGCATGCTGGTTGTGACGGATGAGGAAGAGCAGGGCCTTGGACTGCCGTCGGACTATGGCGTTGATGATCTGCCCGTCCTGATTCAGGACCGGCAATTCGAGGATGGCCGGCTGGTCATGCCGACCGGCATGATGGTTGCTTCGCAGGGCCGCCGTGGCAACACGATTCTGGTCAATGGCGCACCCACGCCTCGGGCCGATGTTCCGGACCGCCTGGTGCGGTTGCGGCTCGTGAACGGTTCGAACGCCCGCATCTATGAGCTTTCGTTCAGCGATGACCGGACGTTTCATTGGATCGGCACCGAGGGCGGTCTCCTGGCGAGGTCCGTCGAACTGCAGGCCCTCACCCTGGCACCCGGCCAGCGTGCCGAGATATTGGTAAGCTTCGCCGATGGCAAGCCGGTCGCTCTGGTCACCGCTCAAGATGCGAGCGCGTCGATGATGGGGATGATGGGAGGTATGGGAATGATGGGCGACCATCACGACGATGAAGACGACGCTTCAACGACGGAGACGGTGCTGACCTTCTCACCGCGCCCGGGCTTGGGCGGGCGGGCCGCAGCCGCTGTACCACTGCTCCTGGCGGCACGCACCGTACCAGATCCTGAAGCGGCCGTAAGGCGCCGGCGCTTCGTGCTCAATATGTCGATGGGCGGTATGATGGACAGCGATGACGGCGCATACGCGATCAACGACAGGCCGTTCGACATTGATCGCATCGACGAGGAAGTCGGTCTCGGGGACGTCGAGATATGGAACGTCTCCGGGAAGAAGATGGCGCATCCCTTCCATATCCACGGCGTGCATTTCGACGTGCTACGCCGCGATGGCGACGACCCGGACCTTCTCGATCAGGGGCCTCGCGATACGATCGTCGTGAAGGAGGCGGTAGAATTGTTGGTCCGGTTCGACCAGCCGGCCACCAAAGCACCTTTTATGTATCACTGCCATATCCTGGAACATGAGGATGAAGGCATGATGGGGCAATTCACGGTCGGTTGA
- a CDS encoding response regulator transcription factor, translating into MTPKRIVHLVDDEESIRKSAGFMLKTSGFAVQTYASGIAFLKAVKTAEPGCILLDVRMPGMDGLEVQEVLAERGVTMPVIVLTGHGDVGIAVRVMKAGAVDFLEKPFEKTALLASIGVAFSRLDKSDARSLREAEARVRVAVLTPREREVLIGLANGFPNKTIAYDLDISTRTVEVHRANLMTKLEVHSLSDALRIAFSAGLGDAPES; encoded by the coding sequence ATGACGCCTAAACGTATTGTCCATTTGGTCGATGACGAAGAATCCATCCGCAAGTCGGCCGGCTTCATGCTGAAGACATCGGGATTCGCCGTCCAGACCTATGCCTCCGGCATTGCGTTTCTGAAAGCCGTCAAGACCGCTGAGCCGGGATGCATTCTGCTTGACGTTCGCATGCCCGGCATGGACGGGCTCGAGGTCCAGGAGGTGCTTGCAGAGCGTGGTGTCACCATGCCGGTGATCGTTTTGACCGGGCATGGCGATGTCGGGATCGCGGTTCGCGTCATGAAGGCAGGGGCGGTCGATTTCCTGGAGAAGCCGTTCGAGAAGACCGCGCTCCTGGCCTCGATCGGCGTGGCTTTCTCGAGGCTCGATAAGTCCGACGCGCGGTCGCTTCGAGAGGCGGAGGCGAGGGTGCGGGTCGCCGTGCTCACGCCTCGCGAACGAGAGGTTCTCATCGGCCTCGCCAACGGCTTTCCCAACAAGACCATCGCCTATGATCTCGACATATCGACTCGAACGGTGGAAGTTCATCGGGCGAACCTCATGACCAAGCTCGAAGTGCATAGCCTGTCGGACGCGCTGAGGATCGCGTTTTCGGCCGGATTGGGCGATGCGCCGGAATCGTGA
- a CDS encoding bifunctional enoyl-CoA hydratase/phosphate acetyltransferase, with the protein MGSLKMIENRTFDEIVVGETASVTRTLGEQDIQLFALVSGDVNPAHLDAEYAAGDMFGRVIAHGLWGGGLISAVLGTQLPGPGAIYLSQSLRFKRPVGLGDTIVASVTVREKRAKHHIVVFDCCCINQAGEEVINGEAEVKAPTEKVRRPRMALPDIQLSDHDGFRRLIEMTRSVEPVPTAIAHPCTTAAILAAAAAAEAGLIVPILIGPEARIRVAAKDAGKDIGALRLIDVPHSHAAAARAVELVRSGEALLLMKGSLHTDELMGAVVPAATGLRTERRISHAYLLDVPGHPAPLIITDAAINIDPSLEDKADIIRNAIDLAHVIGIACPKVAILSAVETVNPAIRSTLDAAALCKMADRGQIVGGVLDGPLAFDNAISEKAAKDKGIVSPVAGRAEVLVVPNLEAGNMLAKQLTFLGGADAAGVVLGARVPIILTSRADSLRTSVASCAIALLLARAAPRATPGPIAKPA; encoded by the coding sequence ATGGGCAGCCTCAAAATGATCGAGAACCGGACCTTCGACGAGATCGTCGTGGGTGAGACGGCGAGCGTCACGCGGACCTTGGGCGAGCAGGACATTCAGCTGTTCGCCCTGGTTTCGGGCGACGTCAATCCGGCCCATCTCGATGCCGAATATGCCGCCGGCGACATGTTCGGGCGGGTGATCGCGCACGGCCTATGGGGTGGTGGTCTGATCTCGGCCGTGCTCGGCACGCAGCTCCCTGGGCCGGGCGCGATCTATCTGAGCCAGAGCCTTCGGTTCAAGCGACCCGTAGGGTTGGGGGATACGATTGTCGCGTCGGTCACGGTACGCGAGAAGCGCGCCAAGCATCATATCGTCGTCTTCGACTGTTGCTGCATCAACCAGGCCGGCGAGGAGGTGATCAACGGCGAGGCTGAGGTCAAAGCGCCAACCGAGAAAGTAAGGCGCCCGCGCATGGCGCTGCCCGATATCCAGCTCTCGGATCATGACGGCTTCCGCCGGCTGATCGAGATGACGAGAAGCGTCGAGCCCGTTCCCACGGCGATCGCACATCCCTGCACCACCGCCGCGATCCTGGCTGCGGCAGCCGCTGCCGAAGCCGGCCTGATCGTGCCGATCCTGATCGGCCCCGAGGCTCGCATCCGTGTGGCTGCCAAGGACGCCGGCAAGGATATCGGTGCCCTCCGCCTGATCGACGTGCCCCACAGCCATGCCGCCGCGGCGCGTGCGGTCGAACTGGTCCGCTCGGGCGAAGCACTGCTGCTGATGAAGGGATCGCTGCACACCGACGAACTTATGGGTGCTGTCGTTCCGGCTGCGACGGGCCTGCGAACCGAGCGCCGCATCAGTCATGCCTATCTGCTGGACGTCCCCGGGCATCCGGCGCCGCTCATCATCACCGACGCGGCGATCAACATCGATCCGAGCCTGGAAGACAAGGCCGATATCATCCGCAATGCGATCGACCTCGCGCATGTCATCGGCATCGCCTGTCCGAAGGTCGCGATCTTGTCTGCCGTGGAGACGGTCAATCCGGCGATCCGCTCGACGCTCGATGCGGCCGCCTTGTGCAAGATGGCCGATCGCGGACAGATCGTCGGCGGCGTCCTTGACGGTCCGCTCGCCTTCGACAACGCGATCAGCGAGAAGGCGGCAAAGGACAAGGGCATCGTCTCCCCCGTTGCAGGGCGCGCCGAAGTCCTCGTCGTTCCCAATCTGGAAGCCGGCAATATGCTTGCCAAGCAGCTGACCTTTCTCGGCGGCGCGGACGCGGCCGGCGTGGTGCTGGGCGCGCGGGTACCCATCATTCTCACCAGCCGGGCGGATTCGCTCCGCACCAGCGTAGCGTCATGCGCAATCGCGCTGTTGCTGGCGCGGGCCGCCCCCAGAGCCACGCCCGGCCCGATAGCGAAGCCGGCATGA
- a CDS encoding acetate/propionate family kinase: MKAIVSLNAGSSSIKFALYRLSGGQLDFDAGGKIEGIGTSPRLVARDAGSETIVEKTWPGGDALSHENLLEDLFAWAATQLGDRKVAAIGHRIVHGGVRFAAPQIIDDTLLDALDALIPLAPLHQPHNLAAVRALRLLAPLLPQIACFDTAFHHGMPPLATRLPIPRAFHGQGVRRYGFHGLSYEYIAGRLREIDPALAAGRVIAAHLGNGASMCAMRAGASVDTTMGFTALDGLMMGTRSGAIDPGVVLHLQTQVGMAAQAVETLLYEQSGLLGVSGISGDMRTLHASDAPEAKEAVALFVQQAGRQAAALIPALGGLDGLVFTAGIGENDSEIRAAICERLAWTGVILDLDANASNAPVISAPDSRVIVRIVPTDEERVIADHTVALINRHGRGRR, encoded by the coding sequence ATGAAGGCGATCGTCAGTCTCAATGCCGGCTCGTCGAGCATCAAGTTCGCGCTCTATCGCTTGTCGGGCGGACAGCTCGACTTCGATGCGGGCGGCAAGATCGAGGGTATCGGCACTAGCCCCCGGCTCGTCGCGCGCGACGCGGGCAGCGAGACCATCGTGGAAAAGACGTGGCCGGGCGGGGACGCACTCTCGCACGAGAATCTGCTCGAGGACCTCTTTGCCTGGGCGGCAACCCAATTGGGAGACCGCAAGGTCGCCGCGATCGGCCATCGTATCGTCCATGGCGGCGTGCGCTTCGCCGCGCCGCAGATCATCGATGATACTTTGCTGGATGCGCTCGATGCCTTGATCCCATTGGCGCCGCTCCATCAGCCGCATAACCTCGCCGCGGTCCGGGCCTTGCGCCTGCTGGCGCCTTTGCTGCCGCAGATCGCCTGCTTCGATACCGCGTTTCACCATGGCATGCCGCCGTTGGCGACGCGCCTGCCGATTCCGCGCGCTTTTCACGGCCAGGGCGTGCGCCGGTATGGCTTTCACGGTTTGTCCTATGAATACATTGCGGGCCGCCTTCGCGAGATCGACCCTGCTCTGGCCGCAGGCCGCGTCATCGCCGCGCACCTAGGCAACGGTGCGAGCATGTGCGCAATGCGTGCCGGGGCGAGCGTCGATACGACGATGGGCTTCACGGCGCTTGACGGATTGATGATGGGCACGCGCTCGGGCGCGATCGACCCCGGCGTGGTGCTTCATCTTCAGACTCAGGTCGGTATGGCCGCACAGGCGGTGGAGACGTTGCTCTATGAGCAGTCGGGCTTACTCGGTGTGTCCGGGATTTCAGGCGATATGCGTACGTTGCATGCAAGCGACGCGCCGGAAGCGAAGGAGGCGGTCGCCCTTTTCGTCCAGCAAGCTGGCCGTCAGGCCGCCGCTCTCATTCCCGCGCTCGGCGGTCTCGACGGTCTCGTCTTCACCGCCGGCATTGGCGAGAATGATTCAGAGATTAGGGCTGCGATTTGCGAGCGCTTAGCTTGGACTGGCGTCATTCTTGATCTCGACGCAAATGCATCGAATGCGCCTGTCATCAGCGCGCCAGATAGCAGAGTGATCGTGCGGATCGTTCCCACTGATGAGGAGCGCGTGATCGCCGATCATACGGTCGCTCTTATCAATCGCCATGGAAGGGGGCGGCGGTGA